The following are from one region of the bacterium genome:
- a CDS encoding NapC/NirT family cytochrome c has protein sequence MSASSPKSPRRRRLPASYYNATTLIGALVAALALGLIAFMIILEATASDHNPYVGIVAFVILPAFLVLGLAIAIFGIVRQQRRRRLGLPSTEKLPTIDFNNPTHMRATLVLGIGGVLFAAMSGFGTYKAYEYTESDEFCGTMCHEVMEPEYTAYSVSPHAHVGCVKCHIGPGAEWFVKAKISGLYQVYAVLFDKVPRPIETPIANLRPSRDTCEQCHWPAHFSNDKLVIHDYYGYEEENTHWKLHLLMKIGGGTEIGPTHGIHYEHIYDAETIEYVATDEKRTEIPWVRATDRDGNVRIFRDNEADFDDAQVADHEIRTMDCIDCHNRPTHHYNPPARLVNEAMALGHIDPALPGIKTVAVDLLSEEYESTPEAFAAIETGIREHYAEADAELAAARAAEIEQTIETTKRLFDTNIFPEMKVNWRDFPDHIGHLNTPGCFRCHDGNHETEDGQVISRDCNICHTIMAQERKDGAKYVSLESVEYVHPEDIDGEWKVTDCSECHGG, from the coding sequence GTGTCCGCCAGTTCACCGAAATCGCCCCGCCGCCGTCGCCTGCCGGCTTCCTACTACAACGCGACGACCCTGATCGGGGCGCTGGTCGCCGCGCTGGCCCTCGGCCTGATCGCCTTCATGATCATCCTCGAGGCGACCGCGTCGGACCACAATCCCTACGTGGGCATCGTGGCCTTCGTCATCCTGCCGGCGTTCCTGGTGCTCGGCCTGGCCATCGCCATCTTCGGCATCGTGCGCCAGCAGCGCCGCCGGCGGCTCGGCCTGCCCAGCACCGAGAAGCTGCCCACCATCGACTTCAACAACCCGACCCACATGCGGGCGACGCTCGTCCTGGGCATCGGCGGCGTGCTGTTCGCGGCCATGAGCGGCTTCGGCACCTACAAGGCCTACGAGTACACCGAGAGCGACGAGTTCTGCGGCACCATGTGCCACGAGGTGATGGAGCCCGAGTACACGGCCTACTCCGTCTCGCCGCACGCCCACGTGGGCTGCGTGAAGTGCCACATCGGGCCGGGAGCCGAGTGGTTCGTGAAGGCGAAGATCTCCGGCCTGTACCAGGTCTACGCCGTGCTCTTCGACAAGGTGCCGCGGCCCATCGAGACGCCCATCGCCAACCTGCGCCCCTCGCGGGACACCTGCGAGCAGTGCCACTGGCCGGCCCACTTCTCCAACGACAAGCTCGTGATCCACGACTACTACGGGTACGAGGAGGAGAACACCCACTGGAAGCTGCACCTGCTGATGAAGATCGGCGGCGGCACCGAGATCGGCCCGACCCACGGCATCCACTACGAGCACATCTACGACGCCGAGACCATCGAGTACGTGGCCACCGACGAGAAGCGCACCGAGATCCCCTGGGTCAGGGCCACCGACCGCGACGGCAACGTGCGCATCTTCCGCGACAACGAGGCCGACTTCGATGACGCGCAGGTGGCGGACCACGAGATCCGCACCATGGACTGCATCGACTGCCACAACCGGCCGACGCACCACTACAACCCGCCGGCCCGCCTCGTGAACGAGGCCATGGCCCTCGGCCACATCGATCCGGCCCTGCCCGGCATCAAGACCGTGGCCGTGGACCTGCTCAGCGAGGAGTACGAGTCGACGCCCGAGGCCTTCGCCGCCATCGAGACCGGCATCCGCGAACACTACGCCGAGGCCGACGCCGAACTCGCCGCCGCCAGGGCCGCGGAGATCGAGCAGACGATCGAGACGACGAAGCGCCTCTTCGACACCAACATCTTCCCCGAGATGAAGGTGAACTGGCGCGACTTCCCCGACCACATCGGCCACCTCAACACGCCGGGCTGCTTCCGCTGCCACGACGGCAACCACGAGACCGAGGACGGCCAGGTCATCAGCCGCGACTGCAACATCTGCCACACGATCATGGCGCAGGAACGCAAGGACGGCGCGAAATACGTCTCGCTCGAGAGCGTGGAGTACGTGCATCCGGAGGACATC
- a CDS encoding cbb3-type cytochrome c oxidase subunit I: MHDVFPSAAEQVRRSFLGGPHGSGAWFASTDHKRISLMFMGWTMGAFLLGMILAILPQVKAVGGPGIGNRILLETVTYLRIVLVMGWLVPVLPGVIGHFVLPLQLGARNMALPGLAQASLRTYAVGLILIVASMVLGPVSSGWTLDSGLALLDPGAFGVLAVGLALMGICWFAMGVNFVVTVHHARREGMGFFDMPLTAWGFYLGGYLLVVAGGIFTIVVLYLAGSRLSGSGMFGPEADPMAWRTYFWVAMRPAAYFALVPAAGLVSDVISGVARRDSSGYRTIVGSLIALTGLGVVSYGANLIGNGLTPGGTLVFGFISLLAAVPVALIAFTWLSTLYRGSIACASPTTYSVAFILNAGFAAVLGLFIASPAVGQYLGATMFASTQLDYVMWGGVLSAFFAGAHFWWPKMMGRRYNDEVARIGAIIYLIGINLALVPQLVMGAQGVPAGFAGVVPVTLKLAEISSLGWLCVYSGLAVAAGNLLVTLWGDAAAEQNPWGATSLEWTVPSPPPEGNFDEA; encoded by the coding sequence ATGCACGACGTGTTCCCTTCGGCCGCCGAACAGGTGCGCAGGAGCTTCCTGGGCGGGCCCCACGGCTCGGGGGCGTGGTTCGCCTCCACCGACCACAAGCGCATCTCGCTGATGTTCATGGGCTGGACCATGGGCGCCTTCCTGCTGGGCATGATCCTGGCGATCCTGCCGCAGGTGAAGGCCGTCGGCGGGCCGGGCATCGGCAACCGCATCCTGCTCGAGACCGTCACCTATCTGCGGATCGTGCTGGTCATGGGCTGGCTCGTGCCGGTGCTGCCGGGCGTGATCGGCCACTTCGTGCTGCCTCTGCAGCTCGGCGCGCGCAACATGGCCCTGCCGGGCCTGGCGCAGGCCTCCCTGCGCACCTACGCCGTCGGCCTGATCCTGATCGTGGCCAGCATGGTCCTCGGCCCGGTCAGCTCGGGCTGGACCCTCGACTCGGGCCTGGCGCTGCTCGATCCGGGCGCCTTCGGCGTGCTGGCCGTGGGCCTGGCCCTGATGGGCATCTGCTGGTTCGCCATGGGCGTCAACTTCGTCGTCACCGTGCACCACGCGCGGCGCGAGGGCATGGGCTTCTTCGACATGCCCCTGACGGCATGGGGCTTCTATCTCGGCGGCTACCTGCTCGTCGTGGCCGGCGGCATCTTCACCATCGTGGTGCTCTACCTGGCCGGCAGTCGCCTGTCCGGCTCGGGCATGTTCGGCCCCGAGGCCGACCCCATGGCCTGGCGCACCTACTTCTGGGTCGCCATGCGGCCGGCGGCGTACTTCGCGCTCGTGCCCGCCGCGGGCCTGGTGAGCGACGTCATCAGCGGCGTGGCCCGCCGGGACTCGAGCGGCTACCGCACCATCGTGGGCTCGCTCATCGCCCTGACCGGCCTGGGCGTGGTCAGCTACGGCGCCAACCTCATCGGCAACGGCCTGACGCCGGGCGGGACCCTGGTCTTCGGGTTCATCAGCCTGCTGGCGGCGGTGCCGGTGGCCCTGATCGCCTTCACCTGGCTGTCGACCCTGTACCGCGGCTCCATCGCCTGCGCCTCGCCGACGACCTACTCGGTGGCCTTCATCCTGAACGCGGGCTTCGCGGCGGTGCTCGGCCTGTTCATCGCCAGCCCGGCGGTGGGCCAGTACCTCGGCGCCACCATGTTCGCCTCGACCCAGCTCGACTACGTCATGTGGGGCGGGGTCCTGTCGGCGTTCTTCGCGGGCGCCCACTTCTGGTGGCCCAAGATGATGGGGCGGCGCTACAACGACGAGGTGGCCCGCATCGGCGCCATCATCTACCTGATCGGGATCAACCTGGCGCTCGTGCCGCAGCTGGTGATGGGGGCCCAGGGCGTCCCGGCCGGCTTCGCCGGCGTGGTGCCGGTGACCCTGAAGCTGGCCGAGATCAGCTCGCTGGGCTGGCTGTGCGTCTATTCCGGCCTGGCCGTGGCCGCGGGCAACCTGCTGGTCACCCTCTGGGGCGACGCCGCGGCCGAGCAGAATCCGTGGGGCGCGACGTCCCTCGAATGGACGGTCCCGTCGCCCCCGCCGGAAGGCAACTTCGACGAGGCTTGA
- a CDS encoding c-type cytochrome, translated as MIGSANTTAWFPEGASTHAAGVDGAFLGIYVLAICALVVTAGLAMVFVRTFLRRDGDPERMPAGSNNKLWLGLWVLGAVLLAGFAFQSGLPAFVDQNVAPYGAYTVGVTAREGAWDFTYPNGHVADTLRVEVGRPTRLVMTSADVAQGMAIPALRVQQTIFPGRTTEAWFEATAAGDFPIYSDASSVATQDSLTARLLSLSTTDFQAWLATVEDIFAGRTLAEVGELLYTKQGCMACHTLNGAPLVGPSFQNIYGHEVESTDGRKAVVDAAYIKESILTPNAFVVAGFQPVMTPYAGKLDDREIEAITEFLKSLSDHVEPAGDAAADEAPATDGTSEDAQEEK; from the coding sequence TTGATCGGCAGCGCCAATACGACAGCCTGGTTCCCCGAGGGAGCCTCGACCCACGCCGCCGGCGTGGACGGCGCCTTCCTCGGCATCTACGTCCTGGCCATCTGCGCCCTCGTGGTGACGGCGGGCCTGGCGATGGTCTTCGTGCGCACCTTCCTGCGCAGGGACGGCGATCCGGAGCGGATGCCGGCCGGCAGCAACAACAAGCTGTGGCTCGGCCTGTGGGTGCTCGGGGCGGTCCTGCTGGCGGGCTTCGCCTTCCAGTCGGGCCTGCCCGCCTTCGTCGACCAGAACGTGGCGCCCTACGGGGCCTACACCGTCGGCGTCACGGCCCGCGAGGGAGCCTGGGACTTCACCTACCCGAACGGGCACGTGGCCGACACGCTGCGCGTCGAGGTGGGGCGGCCCACGCGCCTGGTCATGACCAGCGCCGACGTGGCCCAGGGCATGGCGATCCCGGCCCTGCGGGTGCAGCAGACCATCTTCCCGGGACGCACCACCGAGGCCTGGTTCGAGGCCACGGCCGCCGGCGACTTCCCCATCTACAGCGACGCCTCGAGCGTCGCCACCCAGGACAGCCTCACCGCCCGGCTGCTGAGCCTGTCGACGACCGACTTCCAGGCCTGGCTGGCCACGGTCGAGGACATCTTCGCCGGACGCACCCTGGCCGAGGTGGGCGAGCTGCTCTACACCAAGCAGGGCTGCATGGCCTGCCACACCCTCAACGGCGCGCCGCTGGTGGGGCCGTCGTTCCAGAACATCTACGGCCACGAGGTCGAGTCGACGGACGGGCGCAAGGCCGTCGTCGACGCCGCCTACATCAAGGAGTCGATCCTGACCCCGAACGCGTTCGTGGTCGCCGGCTTCCAGCCCGTGATGACGCCCTACGCCGGCAAGCTCGACGACCGCGAGATCGAGGCCATCACCGAGTTCCTGAAGTCCCTGTCCGACCACGTCGAGCCGGCCGGCGATGCCGCCGCGGACGAGGCTCCGGCCACGGACGGGACGAGCGAAGACGCCCAGGAGGAGAAGTAG
- a CDS encoding quinol:cytochrome C oxidoreductase produces the protein MEDTKTTLEGLGSKVFGISALIGVIGLAATAGLGAAVGDGFRHFAFAYLVNFAFFLAISLGALVFLPIMYVTRASWNVVIRRLAEVMAAVMPLLAVLAIPVILLAGKVYGWSDPVVAASHAMHHKAGYLSQGAFTLRWVIYFAIWSGYGMFFWRTSVAQDADGDLRHTRRLENFSGFSLMACAITIAMAGFDLLMSVDPLWFSTMFGVYYWAGGFVSFFAVLTLMTLGLQNSGRMQKIVSPEHFHDFGKAMFAFTFFWGYIAFSQFMLYWYANIPEETSWYMLRTRHGWDLIAYGTLFATFVLPFAGLVSRFTKRSRKLLAFWALWIIAAQWLNLYWVVIPSFSESLTFHPMYVTGFIGVGGIWLAGVARLASGNSLVPTRDPRLEESLRFENA, from the coding sequence TTGGAAGACACCAAGACCACGCTCGAGGGTCTCGGGTCGAAGGTGTTCGGCATCAGCGCGCTGATCGGCGTGATCGGCCTGGCCGCCACGGCCGGACTCGGCGCCGCGGTCGGCGACGGCTTCCGGCACTTCGCCTTCGCCTATCTGGTGAACTTCGCCTTCTTCCTGGCCATCAGCCTGGGCGCCCTCGTCTTCCTGCCGATCATGTACGTGACCCGCGCGAGCTGGAACGTCGTCATCCGGCGCCTGGCCGAGGTCATGGCCGCGGTGATGCCGCTGCTGGCGGTGCTGGCCATCCCGGTGATCCTGCTGGCCGGCAAGGTGTACGGCTGGAGCGATCCGGTGGTCGCCGCGAGCCACGCCATGCACCACAAGGCGGGCTACCTGAGCCAGGGCGCCTTCACCCTGCGCTGGGTGATCTACTTCGCGATCTGGAGCGGCTACGGCATGTTCTTCTGGCGCACGTCGGTGGCCCAGGACGCCGACGGCGACCTCAGGCACACCCGGAGGCTGGAAAACTTCTCGGGCTTCTCGCTGATGGCCTGCGCCATCACCATCGCCATGGCCGGCTTCGACCTGCTCATGAGCGTCGACCCGCTGTGGTTCAGCACCATGTTCGGCGTGTACTACTGGGCGGGCGGCTTCGTGAGCTTCTTCGCCGTGCTCACGCTGATGACCCTCGGCCTGCAGAACAGCGGCCGCATGCAGAAGATCGTCAGCCCCGAGCACTTCCACGACTTCGGCAAGGCCATGTTCGCCTTCACGTTCTTCTGGGGCTACATCGCCTTCAGCCAGTTCATGCTGTACTGGTACGCGAACATCCCCGAGGAGACGAGCTGGTACATGCTGCGCACGCGGCACGGCTGGGACCTGATCGCCTACGGCACGCTCTTCGCGACCTTCGTGCTGCCCTTCGCGGGCCTGGTCTCGCGCTTCACCAAGCGGAGCCGCAAGCTGTTGGCCTTCTGGGCGCTGTGGATCATCGCGGCCCAGTGGCTGAACCTGTACTGGGTGGTCATCCCCTCGTTCAGCGAGAGCCTGACCTTCCATCCCATGTACGTGACCGGATTCATCGGCGTCGGCGGCATCTGGCTGGCCGGCGTGGCGCGGCTGGCGAGCGGCAACTCGCTGGTGCCGACGCGGGATCCGCGACTCGAGGAATCGCTGCGTTTCGAGAACGCCTAG
- a CDS encoding cytochrome c, protein MPRPILYVLLLLVALSLIPMGLVYKSRHSLKSQPRIQVVYDMDDQVKFKTQTVNPFFADGQSMRHHPAGTVAQGRLEADDAFFQGRVPGDTLFVTTFPVEVTRELMYRGQERFNIHCAPCHGASGNGNGLVNMRAAALAEGTWTPPTDLTSQTVVDRPVGHIYNTIKHGIRNMPAYGPQTTPEDRWAITAYVRALQLSRNASIEDVPAEARAALRK, encoded by the coding sequence ATGCCACGCCCGATCCTGTACGTGCTGCTGCTGCTGGTCGCGCTGAGCCTGATCCCCATGGGCCTGGTGTACAAGTCGCGGCACTCGCTGAAGTCCCAGCCGCGCATCCAGGTCGTCTACGACATGGACGACCAGGTGAAGTTCAAGACGCAGACGGTGAACCCCTTCTTCGCCGACGGCCAGTCCATGCGGCACCATCCGGCCGGCACCGTGGCGCAGGGCCGCCTCGAGGCCGACGACGCGTTCTTCCAGGGCCGCGTGCCGGGCGACACGCTCTTCGTGACCACCTTCCCGGTCGAGGTGACCCGCGAACTCATGTACCGCGGGCAGGAGCGCTTCAACATCCACTGCGCCCCGTGCCACGGCGCGTCGGGCAACGGCAACGGTCTGGTGAACATGAGGGCCGCGGCCCTGGCCGAGGGCACCTGGACGCCGCCGACGGACCTGACGAGCCAGACGGTCGTCGACCGTCCGGTGGGGCACATCTACAACACGATCAAGCACGGGATCCGGAACATGCCGGCCTACGGGCCGCAGACGACGCCGGAAGACCGCTGGGCCATCACGGCCTACGTGCGGGCGCTGCAGCTGTCCCGCAACGCGAGCATCGAGGACGTCCCGGCCGAGGCCCGGGCCGCCCTGCGCAAGTAA
- a CDS encoding DUF3341 domain-containing protein, giving the protein MSDRTYGLMAEFDSASVLMKAVEKTRDAGFTKWDVHTPFPVHGMDDAMGIRGTRLPFLVLGGGLTGLGLATLMQWWMNAVDYPFIISGKPLFGIPANVPIMFELTVLLSAFAAFFGMWILNGLPRWYHPLFTSARFRRATQDRFFIVIEAKDPKYDATRTRQFLESLGGAVVEQVNESAED; this is encoded by the coding sequence ATGAGCGACCGGACCTACGGCCTGATGGCGGAGTTCGACAGCGCCTCGGTGCTGATGAAGGCCGTCGAGAAGACCCGCGACGCGGGCTTCACCAAGTGGGACGTGCACACGCCGTTCCCGGTCCACGGCATGGACGACGCCATGGGCATCCGCGGCACGCGCCTGCCCTTCCTGGTGCTGGGCGGCGGCCTGACGGGCCTCGGCCTCGCCACCCTCATGCAGTGGTGGATGAACGCCGTCGACTACCCGTTCATCATCTCGGGCAAGCCGCTGTTCGGCATCCCGGCCAACGTGCCCATCATGTTCGAGCTGACGGTGCTCCTGAGCGCGTTTGCGGCGTTCTTCGGCATGTGGATCCTGAACGGCCTGCCGCGCTGGTACCACCCGCTGTTCACCAGCGCGCGGTTCCGGCGCGCCACGCAGGACCGGTTCTTCATCGTGATCGAGGCGAAGGATCCGAAGTACGACGCGACGCGGACCCGCCAGTTCCTCGAGTCGCTGGGCGGCGCGGTCGTCGAGCAAGTCAACGAAAGTGCGGAGGACTGA
- the nrfD gene encoding polysulfide reductase NrfD — translation MKSSVTDPFDNTIDDPTTPVELVIGTHDLTTVTKVVSDIALERKTPLAWYAAFAFTTGLTGIMFLMIGYLFIKGVGVWGLNNPVGWGWAIVNFVFWVGIGHAGTLISAILFLLRQKWRTGINRFAEAMTIFAVICAGIFPGIHVGRVWVVYWLFPIPNYQSMWPNFRSPLLWDVFAVGTYATVSLLFWYMGMVPDLATFRDRARGRIQQIVYGVLSLGWNGSHRHWHRYEKAYLLLAGLATPLVLSVHSVVSFDFATAQLPGWHTTIFPPYFVAGAVFSGFAMVGTCLVPARKWFGLESIITKHHLENMNKIILATGSMVGFAYATEFFIAWYGGNPNESFAFINRAFGPYAWAYWIMVSCNVITPQLFWFKKVRTSIPVMWVMYIFVNIGMWFERFVITVSSLSRDFLPSAWAYYDPTIVDILTFVGSFGLFFTLVLLFIRFAPMVAMAEVKTVMPIADAHSGERRSVGDYHGDIPKHVRDGGAK, via the coding sequence ATGAAATCGTCGGTCACCGACCCTTTCGACAACACCATCGATGACCCGACCACACCGGTCGAGCTCGTCATCGGGACCCATGACCTCACGACGGTCACCAAGGTCGTGTCGGACATCGCGCTGGAGCGGAAGACCCCGCTGGCCTGGTACGCGGCGTTCGCCTTCACGACCGGCCTGACGGGCATCATGTTCCTGATGATCGGCTACCTGTTCATCAAGGGTGTCGGCGTCTGGGGCCTGAACAATCCGGTCGGCTGGGGCTGGGCCATCGTGAACTTCGTGTTCTGGGTCGGTATCGGCCACGCGGGCACGCTGATCTCGGCCATCCTCTTCCTGCTGCGCCAGAAGTGGCGGACGGGCATCAACCGCTTCGCCGAGGCCATGACGATCTTCGCGGTCATCTGCGCCGGGATCTTCCCGGGCATCCACGTCGGCCGCGTCTGGGTGGTGTACTGGCTGTTCCCGATCCCGAACTACCAGTCCATGTGGCCCAACTTCCGCAGCCCCCTGCTGTGGGACGTGTTCGCCGTCGGCACCTACGCCACCGTGTCGCTGCTCTTCTGGTACATGGGCATGGTGCCCGACCTGGCCACCTTCCGCGACCGGGCGCGCGGCCGCATCCAGCAGATCGTGTACGGCGTGCTCTCCCTGGGCTGGAACGGCAGCCACCGCCACTGGCACCGCTACGAGAAGGCCTACCTGCTGCTGGCCGGCCTGGCCACGCCGCTGGTGCTCTCGGTGCACTCGGTCGTGTCGTTCGACTTCGCCACCGCGCAGCTGCCCGGCTGGCACACGACGATCTTCCCGCCGTACTTCGTCGCCGGCGCCGTGTTCTCCGGCTTCGCCATGGTGGGCACCTGCCTGGTGCCGGCCCGCAAGTGGTTCGGGCTGGAGAGCATCATCACGAAGCACCACCTCGAGAACATGAACAAGATCATCCTGGCGACGGGTTCGATGGTCGGCTTCGCCTACGCCACCGAGTTCTTCATCGCCTGGTACGGCGGCAACCCGAACGAGAGCTTCGCGTTCATCAACCGCGCCTTCGGCCCCTACGCCTGGGCGTACTGGATCATGGTCAGCTGCAACGTGATCACGCCGCAGCTCTTCTGGTTCAAGAAGGTCCGGACCAGCATCCCGGTCATGTGGGTGATGTACATCTTCGTGAACATCGGCATGTGGTTCGAGCGTTTCGTGATCACCGTCTCGTCGCTGAGCCGCGACTTCCTCCCGTCGGCGTGGGCCTACTACGACCCGACCATCGTCGACATCCTGACCTTCGTGGGCAGCTTCGGCCTCTTCTTCACCCTGGTGCTGCTGTTCATCCGCTTCGCACCCATGGTGGCCATGGCCGAGGTCAAGACCGTGATGCCCATCGCCGACGCCCACAGCGGCGAGCGGCGCTCGGTCGGCGACTACCACGGCGACATCCCGAAGCACGTGCGCGACGGAGGTGCGAAATGA